From the genome of Schaalia dentiphila ATCC 17982, one region includes:
- the dhaM gene encoding dihydroxyacetone kinase phosphoryl donor subunit DhaM, with translation MSVRVSFVIVSHSASLANGVCELAAQMAPDVHFEAAGGTDDGRIGTSYDLVETALEAALAAVDGEGSGVIVLTDLGSATMTVESVIDMSDEPERVRFVDTCLVEGAVASSVRAQLGEDLDQVADVAAALAPRVDDVPAQEAASPAPAKPSGAGGGTPASSTWAQADAVVADPVGLHARPAAAFVRLAGTFDAEVTVNGADGGSVLELMALGITQGQSVHIEANGADATAAVAALTDMLESATEQPSSSKETM, from the coding sequence ATGAGCGTGCGCGTCTCCTTCGTCATCGTCTCCCACTCGGCCTCCCTGGCCAACGGAGTCTGCGAGCTGGCCGCCCAGATGGCCCCCGACGTGCACTTCGAGGCCGCCGGGGGCACGGACGACGGCCGCATCGGCACCTCCTACGACCTCGTGGAGACGGCCCTCGAGGCCGCCCTTGCTGCCGTGGACGGGGAGGGAAGCGGCGTCATCGTCCTGACCGACCTCGGCTCGGCCACGATGACCGTCGAATCTGTCATCGACATGAGCGACGAACCCGAGCGCGTGCGTTTCGTCGACACCTGCCTCGTCGAAGGGGCCGTCGCATCCTCAGTGCGGGCCCAGCTCGGCGAAGACCTCGACCAGGTCGCCGACGTCGCAGCCGCCCTGGCCCCCCGCGTGGACGACGTGCCCGCCCAGGAGGCGGCCAGCCCCGCTCCCGCGAAGCCCAGTGGGGCAGGGGGAGGGACCCCGGCCTCGTCGACGTGGGCGCAGGCGGACGCGGTCGTCGCGGACCCCGTCGGCCTGCACGCGCGACCCGCCGCCGCCTTCGTGCGCCTGGCGGGCACCTTCGACGCCGAGGTCACCGTCAACGGGGCGGACGGCGGGTCGGTCCTGGAGCTCATGGCCCTGGGCATCACCCAAGGTCAGAGCGTCCACATCGAGGCCAATGGGGCAGACGCCACAGCGGCGGTTGCGGCCCTGACAGATATGCTGGAAAGCGCAACTGAGCAACCCTCATCATCAAAGGAGACAATGTGA
- a CDS encoding ABC transporter permease yields the protein MKIAWNEIKYQPKKFILIEFLIATLMFMVVFLSGLTNGLASSVSAQIQNYGAATYILSTDSEGVIPYSSVTEEDIEELEARGLSDYAGLVIQRAAITRGDDSNTLDITYFATDHNEDGTLEPAVIDSDVSASGLKENEVILDRAFEDEGIRVGDQVIDKMSEQALTVVAFAKNANYGYSDIGFVSSQTYAAMRAKTDPNYQWHAQTIVTSKEIAADDLPSDLMVADRQQVIDKIPGYKAQNLTLKMMTWVLLVASSSVLGVFFYILTLQKLRQFGVLKAIGMRMRTITYIQISQLTIISLIGVTIGLGLAALVAPFLPSTVPSIMTLSDTVTVAVSFVVTSILCGALSLLKIKKVDPIDVIGGNGE from the coding sequence ATGAAAATAGCGTGGAACGAAATAAAATACCAACCAAAGAAGTTCATTCTCATCGAGTTCCTGATCGCCACGCTCATGTTCATGGTCGTGTTCCTCTCGGGTCTCACCAACGGCCTCGCCTCCTCCGTATCCGCGCAGATCCAGAACTACGGGGCCGCGACGTACATCTTGTCGACGGACTCCGAGGGCGTCATCCCCTATTCCTCCGTGACCGAAGAGGACATCGAGGAGCTGGAAGCTCGCGGCTTGTCGGACTACGCCGGCCTGGTCATCCAGCGAGCCGCCATCACGCGCGGCGATGACTCCAACACCCTGGACATCACCTACTTCGCGACAGACCATAACGAGGATGGCACTCTCGAGCCCGCGGTCATCGACTCCGACGTGAGCGCGTCCGGACTCAAGGAGAACGAGGTCATCCTGGATCGCGCGTTTGAGGACGAGGGGATCCGCGTGGGAGACCAGGTGATCGACAAGATGTCCGAGCAGGCGCTGACGGTCGTTGCTTTCGCGAAGAACGCCAACTATGGCTACAGCGACATCGGCTTCGTGTCCTCGCAGACCTATGCGGCGATGCGCGCGAAGACCGACCCTAACTACCAGTGGCACGCTCAGACGATCGTCACCTCGAAGGAGATTGCGGCCGACGATCTGCCCAGCGACCTGATGGTGGCCGACCGCCAGCAGGTTATCGACAAGATTCCGGGATACAAGGCTCAGAACCTCACCTTGAAGATGATGACCTGGGTGCTCCTCGTGGCCTCGTCGTCCGTCCTCGGCGTGTTCTTCTACATCCTGACTCTTCAGAAGCTTCGGCAATTCGGAGTGTTGAAGGCGATCGGCATGCGGATGCGGACCATCACCTACATCCAGATCTCCCAGCTGACGATCATTTCGTTGATCGGTGTGACGATCGGGCTGGGCCTGGCGGCTCTTGTTGCCCCCTTCTTGCCAAGTACCGTCCCGTCCATCATGACGCTCTCGGACACCGTGACAGTCGCGGTGAGTTTCGTCGTGACCTCGATCCTGTGCGGCGCGCTGTCGCTACTCAAGATCAAGAAGGTGGACCCCATCGACGTCATCGGCGGAAACGGAGAATAA
- a CDS encoding DUF7455 domain-containing protein: MNAQTLERPVLDEPQLSAANRCDACGARAWVRATMPSGGQLYFCGHHANEHLPSLVGGGAQILDERHFMND, encoded by the coding sequence ATGAACGCACAGACTCTTGAACGCCCCGTACTGGACGAGCCGCAGCTCAGCGCGGCTAATCGTTGCGACGCCTGCGGCGCTCGCGCCTGGGTTCGTGCGACGATGCCTTCGGGTGGCCAGCTCTACTTCTGCGGCCACCACGCAAACGAGCACCTGCCCTCACTGGTGGGTGGCGGCGCACAGATCCTGGACGAGCGTCATTTCATGAACGACTGA
- the ndk gene encoding nucleoside-diphosphate kinase, which yields MSAKSVLLEPQHLLDPTLEHTLIVVKPDGYARGLTGEILRRIEAKGYTIKGLKLMIASRELLAEHYADHKDKPFFEGLLEFMSSGPVVAIIVEGQRVVEGMRVLMGSTDPTTAPAGTIRGDLGRAWNSPHMENLIHGSDSVDNATREISLWFPEIY from the coding sequence GTGAGCGCTAAGAGTGTTCTGCTGGAGCCCCAGCACCTTCTCGACCCCACCCTGGAGCACACCCTCATCGTCGTGAAGCCCGACGGCTACGCCCGCGGCCTGACCGGTGAGATCCTGCGCCGCATCGAGGCCAAGGGCTACACGATCAAGGGCCTCAAGCTCATGATCGCCTCCCGCGAGCTGCTCGCCGAGCACTACGCCGACCACAAGGACAAGCCCTTCTTCGAGGGCCTCCTGGAGTTCATGAGCTCCGGCCCGGTCGTCGCCATCATCGTCGAAGGCCAGCGCGTCGTCGAGGGCATGCGCGTCCTCATGGGCTCGACCGATCCGACGACGGCCCCCGCGGGCACGATCCGCGGAGACCTTGGTCGCGCGTGGAACAGCCCCCACATGGAGAACCTGATCCACGGCTCGGACTCTGTGGACAACGCAACGCGCGAAATCTCCCTGTGGTTCCCGGAGATTTACTGA
- a CDS encoding DNA gyrase/topoisomerase IV subunit B produces MMHIVTPTDASDYNARHLSVLEGLEAVRKRPGMYIGSTDHRGLMHCLWEIIDNAVDEALEGHCDTIDVRLHPDHSASVADNGRGIPVDIVPGQGLTGVEVVYTKLHAGGKFGGGSYAASGGLHGVGASVVNALSARLDVQVDRGGKTHEMCFRRGEPGEFDDSKQRTPNSPFKPFVDGSTLKTVGKVKKSQTGTRVRFWADFQIFPSTEGFSWENLLARARQTAFLVPGLTINCYDERGEEELHESFRFDGGVVDFANWLATDGPVTDTWHITGEGTYNETVQALDSETGHLRATEVERTCEVDIALRWGIGYDTSVQSFVNIIATPKGGTHVTGFEQAVLKTLRAAIDKNARKLKVGAKDGRPEKDDVQAGMTAVITVRFPEPQFEGQTKETLGTPQIRTVVNRVVSDWLKAKFASSKRDDKQQTSLLMEKVVGEMKARVSARLHKEISRKKNALETSSLPAKLADCRLEDVEETELFIVEGDSALGTAKAARNSHYQALFPIRGKILNVQKASTADMLANAECANIIQVIGAGSGRTFDLSQARYGKVILMTDADVDGAHIRTLLLTLFFRYMRPMVEAGRIYAAVPPLHRIEVAGKGRKKREYIYTYSEDELHRKLAALRRSGRTWKEPIQRYKGLGEMDADQLAETTMDRAHRSLRRITLADEEALRQAEDVFELLMGSTVGPRKEFIVEESAGLDRTRIDA; encoded by the coding sequence ATGATGCACATCGTGACTCCTACCGATGCATCCGACTACAACGCACGGCACCTCTCGGTCCTCGAGGGGCTCGAAGCCGTGCGCAAGCGCCCCGGCATGTACATCGGCTCCACCGACCACCGGGGCCTCATGCACTGCCTCTGGGAGATCATCGACAACGCGGTCGACGAGGCCCTGGAAGGCCACTGCGACACGATCGACGTGCGCCTGCACCCCGACCACTCCGCCTCCGTCGCCGACAACGGCCGAGGAATCCCCGTCGACATCGTCCCCGGACAGGGCCTGACGGGCGTCGAGGTCGTCTACACCAAGCTCCACGCCGGCGGTAAGTTCGGCGGCGGCTCCTACGCGGCCTCGGGCGGCCTCCACGGCGTCGGCGCCTCCGTCGTTAACGCACTCTCGGCCCGCCTCGACGTACAGGTCGATCGCGGTGGCAAGACCCACGAGATGTGCTTCCGCCGCGGCGAACCCGGCGAATTCGACGACTCGAAGCAGCGCACCCCCAACTCGCCCTTCAAGCCGTTCGTGGACGGCTCGACCCTCAAGACGGTCGGCAAGGTGAAGAAATCCCAGACCGGCACGCGCGTGCGCTTCTGGGCGGACTTCCAGATCTTCCCGTCGACCGAGGGCTTCTCCTGGGAGAACCTGCTGGCGCGCGCCCGCCAGACCGCGTTCCTCGTGCCCGGCCTGACCATCAACTGCTACGACGAGCGCGGCGAAGAGGAACTCCACGAGAGCTTCCGCTTCGACGGCGGCGTCGTCGACTTCGCGAACTGGCTCGCCACCGACGGCCCCGTCACCGACACGTGGCACATCACGGGCGAGGGCACCTACAACGAGACCGTGCAGGCCCTGGACTCCGAGACCGGGCACCTGCGCGCCACCGAGGTCGAGCGCACGTGCGAGGTCGACATCGCGCTGCGCTGGGGCATTGGCTACGACACGAGCGTCCAGTCGTTCGTCAACATCATCGCCACCCCCAAGGGCGGCACCCACGTCACCGGCTTCGAGCAGGCGGTCCTCAAGACCCTGCGCGCCGCGATCGACAAGAACGCCCGCAAACTCAAGGTCGGCGCGAAGGATGGCCGCCCCGAAAAGGACGACGTGCAGGCCGGCATGACCGCCGTCATCACCGTGCGCTTCCCCGAGCCTCAGTTCGAGGGACAGACAAAGGAAACGCTGGGCACTCCCCAGATTCGCACCGTCGTCAACCGCGTGGTCTCCGACTGGCTGAAGGCCAAGTTCGCCTCCTCCAAGCGTGACGACAAGCAGCAGACCTCCCTCCTCATGGAGAAGGTCGTCGGCGAGATGAAGGCCCGCGTCTCCGCACGCCTGCACAAGGAGATCTCGCGTAAGAAGAACGCGCTGGAAACCTCCTCGCTGCCCGCCAAGCTCGCGGACTGCCGCCTCGAGGACGTCGAGGAGACCGAGCTGTTCATCGTCGAGGGCGACTCCGCCCTGGGTACGGCCAAGGCCGCGCGCAACTCCCACTACCAGGCCCTGTTCCCGATTCGAGGAAAGATCCTCAACGTGCAGAAGGCCTCGACCGCGGACATGCTGGCCAACGCCGAGTGCGCCAACATCATCCAGGTGATCGGCGCGGGCTCGGGCCGTACCTTCGACCTGTCCCAGGCTCGCTACGGCAAGGTCATCCTCATGACGGACGCCGACGTCGACGGCGCGCACATCCGCACCCTGCTGCTGACCCTGTTCTTCCGCTACATGCGCCCCATGGTCGAGGCCGGCCGCATCTACGCCGCCGTCCCGCCCCTGCATCGCATCGAGGTCGCGGGCAAGGGACGCAAGAAGCGCGAGTACATCTACACCTACTCCGAGGACGAGCTGCATCGTAAGCTCGCCGCCCTGCGTCGCTCGGGCCGCACGTGGAAGGAACCCATCCAGCGATACAAGGGCCTGGGCGAGATGGACGCAGACCAGCTCGCCGAGACAACGATGGATCGGGCGCACCGCTCGCTGCGTCGCATCACGCTGGCCGACGAGGAAGCCCTGCGCCAGGCGGAGGACGTGTTTGAGCTGCTCATGGGCTCGACCGTGGGTCCGCGCAAGGAGTTCATTGTCGAGGAATCCGCGGGGCTGGATCGTACGCGCATCGACGCGTAA
- the dhaK gene encoding dihydroxyacetone kinase subunit DhaK, which translates to MKKLVNDVHAVVRETLEGFALAHPDLVDVHYSPDFVTRHAPKAEGKVGLVSGGGSGHEPLHAGFVGEGMLDAAVPGAVFTSPTPDPILEATKAADHGAGVLHIVKNYTGDVLNFETAAELADMEDIKVSSVVVNDDVAVEDSLYTAGRRGVAGTIFVEKIAGAAAERGDSLEEVTRIATKVNDQTRSMGLALGPCTVPHAGKPSFDLGEDEIELGIGIHGEPGYRRGSMETADSLVAELYERVREDLGLAEGERVVALVNGMGGTPVSELYICFRALAALLKKDGIKIARQMVGNYVTSLEMPGVSVTLMRADDELLELFDAPVNTVAWK; encoded by the coding sequence ATGAAGAAGCTCGTCAATGACGTCCACGCCGTCGTCCGCGAAACACTCGAAGGTTTCGCCCTGGCCCACCCCGACCTCGTCGATGTCCATTACTCGCCCGACTTCGTGACCCGTCACGCCCCCAAGGCTGAGGGCAAGGTCGGCCTCGTCTCCGGTGGCGGATCCGGGCACGAGCCCCTGCACGCGGGCTTCGTCGGTGAAGGCATGCTGGATGCGGCCGTGCCCGGCGCGGTCTTTACCTCGCCCACCCCCGACCCGATCCTGGAGGCCACGAAGGCCGCCGACCACGGCGCGGGCGTGCTGCACATCGTCAAGAACTACACGGGCGACGTCCTCAATTTCGAGACCGCCGCCGAGCTGGCCGACATGGAGGATATCAAGGTTTCGTCGGTCGTCGTGAATGATGACGTGGCCGTCGAGGACTCCCTCTACACGGCGGGGCGTCGCGGCGTCGCCGGAACGATCTTCGTGGAGAAGATCGCTGGTGCTGCCGCCGAGCGCGGCGACTCCCTGGAGGAAGTTACCCGCATTGCCACCAAGGTCAACGACCAGACCCGCTCCATGGGCCTGGCCCTGGGCCCCTGCACGGTGCCCCACGCCGGCAAGCCCTCCTTCGACCTGGGCGAGGACGAGATTGAGCTGGGCATCGGCATCCACGGCGAACCCGGATACCGCCGCGGCTCCATGGAGACCGCAGACAGCCTCGTCGCCGAACTCTACGAGCGCGTGCGCGAAGACCTGGGCCTCGCCGAAGGTGAGCGCGTCGTGGCTCTCGTCAACGGCATGGGCGGCACCCCCGTCTCCGAGCTCTACATCTGCTTCCGCGCCCTCGCCGCCCTGCTGAAGAAGGACGGCATCAAGATTGCCCGCCAGATGGTCGGCAACTACGTCACCAGCCTGGAGATGCCCGGCGTCTCCGTGACCCTCATGCGCGCCGACGACGAGCTCCTCGAGCTCTTCGACGCGCCCGTGAACACGGTCGCCTGGAAGTAA
- a CDS encoding ABC transporter ATP-binding protein encodes MAIIELDNIGKSYADGDEIHHVLSGLNLSVDNGEFVAILGPSGSGKSTLLSIAGLLLSADEGRISIAGEDLTQLSQKQWTRKRLELLGFIFQDHQLLPYMRIGDQLELVAKLKGQKDKAARQAEVRSLMEDLGIEASYAKYPRQMSGGQKQRAAIARAFVGNPQLILADEPTASLDPDRGQEIAQLISKEVKSTHKCAIMVTHDRSILPYVDTIYELTHGTLTRLAA; translated from the coding sequence ATGGCGATCATCGAACTGGACAACATCGGAAAGTCCTACGCCGACGGCGACGAGATCCACCACGTGCTCAGCGGGCTGAACCTGAGCGTCGACAACGGCGAATTCGTGGCGATCCTCGGGCCTTCCGGTTCCGGAAAGTCGACGCTCCTGTCTATCGCTGGCCTGCTGTTGTCGGCCGACGAGGGACGCATCTCCATCGCCGGCGAGGACCTCACACAGCTGAGCCAGAAGCAGTGGACACGCAAGCGCCTGGAGCTGCTGGGCTTCATCTTCCAGGACCACCAGCTCCTGCCCTACATGCGTATTGGCGATCAGCTCGAGTTGGTCGCCAAGCTCAAGGGTCAGAAGGACAAGGCTGCACGCCAGGCAGAGGTCCGCTCCCTCATGGAGGACCTGGGGATCGAGGCCTCCTACGCGAAGTATCCGCGCCAGATGTCGGGCGGTCAGAAGCAGAGGGCGGCGATCGCTCGCGCCTTCGTTGGCAACCCGCAGCTGATCCTGGCAGACGAGCCGACCGCGAGCCTGGACCCGGACCGCGGCCAGGAGATCGCGCAGCTGATCAGCAAGGAAGTCAAGTCCACCCACAAGTGTGCCATCATGGTGACCCACGATCGCTCGATCCTGCCCTACGTGGACACGATCTACGAGCTCACGCACGGCACGCTGACAAGGCTCGCGGCCTGA
- the dhaL gene encoding dihydroxyacetone kinase subunit DhaL codes for MSLDAAWALRWIELAAAQVAEQRDYLVDLDRAIGDGDHGENMDRGFKAAVEALGQAQPGSVAEVLKTVAKTLMSTVGGAAGPLYGTAFLRASKAAGDGELDSAGVAAVIAGALDGIQARGKGTTGEKTMVDAWTPALEAARAAAESGSDPVAVLEAAATAAEVGAAATEPMRATKGRASYLGERSIGHLDPGAVSTSLILRAAVRAAGEAGAA; via the coding sequence ATGAGCCTAGATGCAGCGTGGGCACTGCGGTGGATCGAGCTGGCCGCGGCGCAGGTCGCTGAGCAGCGCGACTACCTGGTGGACCTGGACCGAGCCATCGGAGATGGCGACCACGGCGAGAACATGGACCGCGGCTTCAAGGCCGCCGTCGAGGCCCTGGGCCAGGCCCAGCCGGGCAGCGTCGCCGAGGTCCTCAAGACGGTCGCCAAGACCCTCATGTCCACGGTCGGCGGCGCCGCCGGGCCCCTCTACGGGACCGCGTTCCTGCGCGCATCGAAGGCCGCCGGTGACGGCGAGCTCGACAGCGCGGGCGTGGCAGCGGTAATCGCGGGCGCGCTCGACGGAATCCAGGCCCGAGGCAAGGGCACCACGGGCGAAAAGACCATGGTGGACGCGTGGACGCCCGCCCTCGAGGCCGCCCGCGCGGCCGCCGAGTCCGGTAGCGATCCCGTGGCCGTCCTCGAGGCCGCCGCCACCGCCGCAGAGGTCGGAGCTGCCGCCACGGAACCCATGCGGGCCACGAAGGGACGCGCCTCCTACCTGGGAGAACGCTCCATCGGACACCTCGACCCGGGTGCCGTGTCCACCTCCCTCATCCTGCGCGCCGCCGTGCGAGCAGCGGGCGAGGCCGGCGCAGCATGA
- the smc gene encoding chromosome segregation protein SMC: MYLKNLTLRGFKSFASATTLALEPGITCVVGPNGSGKSNVVDALAWVMGEQGARALRGGQMADVIFAGTSGRAALGRAQVDLTIDNTDGLLDIEYSEVTISRTLFRGGGSEYSINGTPARLLDVQELLSDTGMGRQMHVIVGQGQLDAILSSTPEERRGFIEEPAGVLKHRRRKERALKKLADMDANLVRVLDLTNEIHRQLGPLARQARVARRASLIQARVRDAKARLLADDLASALSKLSVLEASDESAAARRASLEEQIAAARAELARLEDAERASSPALEQASSDWQSLTTITERLRGTLMAATQKVALRATPELPPGGEDPDVLDERARVAGAEDATLAGQVEAARSALMSATRAREAAEDADDSASRELARVNRVIADHREKVARLTGDASTAASRLEAAIAEADRAWGAYRAAQERAEAAEKAVPVSSVGSVGVAEGASSEEEASGGAARAHAEASARRDAARARVDELLGVEREARADRARWEARRDALEQLLTPEDGTAELLGRPGVLGQVAPLLHVTPGFEDAVAAALAPFADAVVVDSLARGLDELDAARAAGRSLRLVVASGSSDDLSHDSDDGIGAARADLPEGATWLADVVACEGAAAPLVSLLDGVVSCSLVAAADVLDMPGVRVVVTSGGDVLRSWSVEGGRQASSVLSVRADYEEACAQAEAVQARMADVSEQLSEANANLDRCIREANDALKALREEDAQRAKEAQELARAQSAAQAARAEAERAHDVARRADEQVTWAREQDVGARARLDGADTVGPPESLEDAQARADAASRAAREAREAENEARLSLRALEEQSRRAASRARSLRQAAAAEREERARYARREAARKTELATASDVEAAARVALEAAERALAQAVAERDRLSERRSQVSQEVSDARRALDRLSAELSEATASAHQGQIAAEQTRLRVEDLQRRALEELSLEPEQLLAEFGPQTLVPMLPLDPDQVEKAAAAEPSAYVRAEQERALAKAQKDLEKLGRVNPLALEEHEALASRHKFLVDQVQDLKASKADLLRIVQDVDRLVEEAFASAFAETREQFEHVFGVLFPGGQGELVLTDPDDMLTTGIEIEVRPAGKKVKRLSLLSGGERSLAAIAFLVAIFKARPSPFYVMDEVEAALDDMNLTRLLAIFKELQETSQLIVITHQKRTMEIADALYGVTMRDGVTTVVSQRLAD, translated from the coding sequence GTGTACCTCAAAAACCTGACACTGCGGGGCTTTAAGTCCTTCGCCAGTGCGACCACGCTCGCCCTCGAACCGGGCATTACGTGCGTCGTCGGCCCCAACGGGTCGGGTAAATCCAACGTCGTCGACGCTCTCGCCTGGGTCATGGGCGAGCAGGGTGCCCGCGCGCTGCGCGGCGGGCAAATGGCGGACGTGATTTTCGCGGGGACATCTGGGCGCGCGGCGTTGGGGCGCGCCCAGGTGGACCTGACGATTGACAACACCGACGGGCTGCTCGACATCGAGTATTCCGAGGTGACGATCAGCCGCACCCTGTTCCGCGGGGGAGGCTCCGAATACTCCATTAACGGCACTCCGGCGAGGCTGCTGGACGTGCAGGAGCTCCTCTCCGACACGGGCATGGGCCGTCAGATGCACGTCATCGTCGGCCAGGGACAGCTCGACGCGATTCTGTCCTCTACGCCCGAGGAGCGTCGCGGGTTCATCGAAGAGCCCGCAGGTGTCCTGAAGCATCGCCGGCGCAAGGAACGTGCGCTCAAGAAGCTGGCCGACATGGACGCGAACCTCGTGCGCGTCCTGGACCTGACCAACGAGATTCACCGCCAGCTGGGGCCCCTGGCTCGCCAGGCGCGGGTTGCTCGTCGCGCGTCCCTCATTCAGGCGCGCGTGCGCGACGCGAAGGCCCGCCTGCTCGCGGATGACTTGGCCTCTGCGCTGTCGAAGCTATCGGTGCTCGAGGCATCGGACGAGTCGGCCGCCGCCCGCCGGGCCTCGCTCGAGGAGCAGATTGCGGCCGCGCGCGCTGAGCTTGCGCGCCTGGAGGACGCTGAGCGCGCGTCCTCGCCGGCGCTCGAGCAGGCATCCTCCGACTGGCAGTCGCTGACCACGATCACCGAGCGCCTGCGCGGCACGCTCATGGCCGCGACCCAGAAGGTTGCGTTGAGGGCGACCCCCGAGCTGCCACCGGGCGGCGAGGACCCCGACGTGCTCGACGAGCGCGCCCGCGTCGCCGGCGCCGAGGACGCGACCCTGGCCGGTCAGGTCGAGGCCGCGCGCTCCGCGCTGATGTCCGCGACTCGTGCGCGTGAGGCCGCCGAGGACGCCGACGATTCCGCGTCCCGCGAGCTGGCCCGCGTCAACCGCGTCATCGCCGACCACCGCGAGAAGGTCGCGCGCCTGACGGGCGACGCCTCCACGGCCGCGTCTCGCCTGGAGGCTGCGATCGCCGAGGCCGACCGCGCGTGGGGCGCCTACCGCGCGGCCCAGGAGCGCGCTGAGGCCGCAGAGAAGGCCGTGCCCGTGTCGTCTGTGGGCTCTGTTGGTGTTGCTGAGGGGGCCTCGTCCGAGGAAGAAGCCAGCGGGGGAGCGGCCCGCGCACACGCCGAGGCCTCAGCCCGGCGCGACGCCGCACGCGCCCGCGTGGACGAGCTGCTCGGCGTCGAGCGCGAGGCCCGAGCCGACCGCGCGCGCTGGGAGGCGCGCCGCGACGCGCTCGAGCAGCTGCTGACCCCCGAGGACGGCACCGCAGAGCTACTGGGACGTCCCGGCGTGCTCGGCCAGGTCGCGCCCCTCCTGCACGTCACGCCTGGTTTTGAGGACGCCGTCGCCGCCGCGCTCGCCCCCTTCGCTGACGCCGTCGTCGTCGACTCCCTGGCCCGAGGCCTGGACGAGCTGGACGCTGCCCGCGCGGCAGGGCGCTCGCTGCGGCTTGTTGTAGCGTCGGGTTCTTCTGATGATCTTTCTCACGATTCCGATGACGGGATCGGTGCAGCCCGCGCCGATCTGCCCGAGGGTGCGACGTGGCTTGCCGACGTCGTTGCCTGCGAGGGGGCCGCCGCGCCGCTGGTATCCCTGCTGGACGGGGTCGTTTCGTGCTCCCTTGTGGCCGCCGCTGACGTGCTGGACATGCCCGGTGTGCGCGTAGTTGTCACGTCAGGTGGCGACGTGCTGCGCTCTTGGTCGGTGGAGGGCGGCCGCCAGGCCTCCTCTGTGCTCTCCGTGCGCGCCGACTACGAGGAGGCGTGCGCGCAGGCCGAGGCCGTCCAAGCCCGCATGGCCGATGTGTCTGAGCAGCTCAGCGAGGCAAACGCGAACCTGGACCGCTGCATCCGCGAGGCAAACGACGCCCTGAAGGCCCTGCGCGAGGAGGACGCGCAGCGCGCCAAGGAAGCCCAGGAGCTGGCCCGCGCCCAGTCGGCCGCGCAGGCCGCCCGAGCTGAGGCCGAGCGCGCCCACGACGTGGCCCGCCGCGCCGACGAGCAGGTCACGTGGGCCCGCGAGCAGGACGTTGGCGCACGCGCACGCCTCGATGGCGCCGACACCGTCGGCCCACCCGAGTCCCTCGAAGACGCCCAGGCCCGCGCGGACGCAGCCTCCCGCGCCGCACGCGAGGCCCGCGAGGCCGAAAACGAGGCACGCCTATCACTGCGAGCCCTCGAAGAACAATCGCGGCGCGCCGCCTCCCGCGCCCGCTCCCTGCGCCAAGCAGCCGCCGCCGAGCGCGAGGAGCGCGCCCGTTACGCCCGGCGCGAGGCCGCGCGCAAGACGGAGCTGGCCACGGCCTCGGACGTGGAGGCCGCAGCCCGCGTGGCCCTCGAGGCAGCCGAGCGTGCCCTCGCTCAGGCCGTCGCCGAGCGCGACCGCCTGAGTGAGCGGCGCTCCCAGGTCTCCCAGGAGGTCTCGGACGCCCGCCGCGCCCTGGACCGGCTGAGCGCGGAGCTGTCGGAGGCCACGGCCTCGGCCCACCAGGGGCAGATCGCCGCCGAACAGACGCGCCTGCGCGTCGAGGACCTGCAGCGGCGCGCCCTGGAGGAGCTGTCCCTCGAACCCGAGCAGCTGCTCGCCGAGTTTGGCCCCCAGACGCTGGTGCCGATGCTGCCGCTCGACCCCGACCAGGTTGAGAAGGCCGCGGCCGCCGAGCCGAGCGCCTACGTGCGCGCCGAGCAGGAGCGAGCGCTCGCCAAGGCGCAGAAGGACCTGGAGAAGCTGGGGCGCGTGAACCCCCTGGCGCTCGAGGAGCACGAGGCACTGGCATCGCGGCACAAGTTCCTGGTGGATCAGGTGCAGGACCTCAAAGCTTCGAAGGCGGACCTGCTGCGCATCGTGCAGGACGTGGATCGCCTGGTGGAGGAGGCCTTCGCGTCGGCGTTCGCCGAGACGCGCGAGCAGTTCGAGCACGTGTTCGGCGTGCTGTTCCCGGGCGGACAGGGCGAACTCGTGCTCACCGACCCGGACGACATGCTGACGACCGGCATCGAGATCGAGGTTCGGCCCGCGGGCAAGAAGGTGAAGCGCCTGTCGCTGCTGTCGGGCGGCGAGCGTTCCCTGGCCGCGATCGCGTTCCTGGTCGCGATCTTCAAGGCGCGGCCCTCTCCCTTCTACGTCATGGACGAGGTCGAGGCCGCCCTGGACGACATGAACCTGACACGCCTGCTCGCCATCTTCAAGGAGCTGCAGGAGACCTCGCAGCTGATTGTCATCACGCACCAGAAGCGCACGATGGAGATCGCGGACGCCCTCTACGGCGTCACAATGCGCGATGGCGTCACCACGGTGGTCTCCCAGCGCCTCGCGGACTAG
- a CDS encoding ribbon-helix-helix protein, CopG family has translation MPESLVRELDEATGELGQTRSELVRRFISEGLLALKA, from the coding sequence CTGCCTGAATCCTTGGTTCGGGAGCTCGACGAGGCTACCGGGGAACTCGGACAAACCCGTAGTGAGCTTGTGCGTCGTTTTATCTCGGAGGGCCTGCTGGCGCTGAAGGCCTGA